ggaaattctattaaatacaccaagtgatttaaaaaaatgtccaggttcagtatttaaaaaaattaattttgatttttgccccaatttcttagatcaatttttgtattatatatataaatacgtatttcaactaccaggtagtcatcatcagtatgaattagctaatcctaattactcttattgtgtgtGCTACTCGTTGTGAATTTTacagggttcgaggatatatatcaatggatatatatcatgatatatatcacgtgaatttttaatattatttagtaatttttggcgtttaTTACCGTATTTCTGctttccaaattttgatggcatttGAGTAGAGTTTaaacctactaatactaagctcaaatcgtgtcgtgtcagaaaaagttcgttactaaagagtaagtttaagtaagattcagaatcggaagatgatctagctttatcttccttgcagtcaaaccaagcacaattatgaaacgacgtttttgtattttttacttgataattaacagtttattacgaatgactgatgactgatttgataattaaaagactgattatcctctagagttattatttgtaatgtttattgttttgttgcctaaatgtaggtatgaccattgactgataacaatttataaaattgttttttgttttaaagttgatttttatttataaaaatattatttttaattgattttgcctgatctagCAGAATATTTTTTTCGCCGCCCCCAACAATTTTTCCGAAGGAAAATtgctgttattattatttcctgTGTTAGTTCTTCTTTCGATCAAATTAGACTggcataataatacaaaaattgaggcAATAAtcgtaatttatttgaaaatatcttagagattgcatttattatcttttattacaGGTTCAGTAAATCTACATGATGTACAATTAAGTCAACTACCACCGAATTCTTTTAACACAATAATTTCACCAACaccagtttttcattttaattggtccaaaccattaaaatttacacaatccaatcaaaaattattaaaagtcgAGCGTGATGGTGTCCCTCATGCTGTTTTTGTATGGTGGGATTTATGTATGGATAccgaatcaaaaatattattgagttGTGCACCATATTGGGCACATCCTGATTTCAATCAATTGATCAAAGATTCACCAAATACAGAATATAAACAGGATTTAATACCATGGCGTGATCATTGGATGcaagctatttattatttaccacaaaatcatatttttgtacaaaagaaTGATGAGGTCACATTAATTAGTTGTCATGATGAATACTCGTTATGGTTTAACTTAAAGAAGGCGACGACGGCTCACATCGACATTGATTTTGTACGACCAATGTGTGATTGTTTATTGCACATTGCGTATTCACGTACACGTATCGGACAAATAAATGACGGGAAAcgtaataaaaagtatataaatgttCTTGAACAATTAATTGACTCAAAATCGATTTGTTTAAGTATTAACGATGGTTCCTTTATATCGTTAGCAATGTTAAAATTAGGTGCTAAACatttatattgtattgaaaGTGATACAATCGGACaaaatttattacgaaaatatgctgaatttaataatatcggAGCGGATCGTTTAACAATTTTAGGAAAGTTAAGtgatttaaaaatagaacaattGAATGAAATACAAGTGGTGTTTAGTGAACCAAACtttttaacatctttattaCCATgggataattttcaatattatatattgtttaactCAATTCGTGAACATTTACCAAAAGATGTTACAATTATACCTTCGAAAGGTACGATTAAAGGAGTTGCTGttgaatttttagatttatataaaatacgagCACCGTTAGGTGAATGTGAAGGTTTTATAATGGATAAATTTGATAAGATGATTGATTTAGCTAGCAAATTAAGTGATTATCCTGTTGAACCACAACCATTATGGGAATATCCATGTAAAGCGTTAAGTGAACCATTTCAAAtgtttgaattgaatttaaataatgatttatcaTCACACGATATTACCAATGAAATAGATTTAATTGGATCAGGTAAATGTAATGGAGTCGTTCTTTGGATGGATTGGGATTTAAATGGAAAtggacaaaatattatatcgaCAGGACCGACATCTAAAATTGAAGTAAATGAACGAATTGTATGGGATATGCATACCAGACAAGGTGTTTATTTGATGCCTAAAGCTAAACAGTTAATACCTAATACTAAACTACGTTATCAAATTAATGTTCGACCAACTGAGtttagaattaattttgaatttacttttaaaaaaataaaaaagtcatcataatatgcttgcgttttatttttattgtttatagtcCAGTGCCTGCGAGTTTTGACCTCGGATTTCCGTGAAAGAATTTGAACGGTCGAAGtggaattgtgtttttatagcataaattgaaaagtttgcCACTTTTTTTTGTgctctttattttttgattttcgaaaaaatttattgtttgagcatataattctattttaaatagtatgtgcatcctgtatatatgaagtatatagCAAGGTAAAAACAACATAACAAGCAgaagtttttatagcgtgctcacgACGTACAGAGTGAATTTGCGTTCGTAAAGTTCAACTGAgtatcttttaaaccgttagagatagaacaaaagcttaaataaaaaactttggttttcattttctacaaaactataaaagatgaaCGAACAaatagttaaaagttttatactaattaattaataccagaaaaaagaaaaaagaaaaaggtttttagggtgaaaacacttacttacCCTTtccctatcaggtactactattTCCCTtgtaacttatattctcctaatacaaatgttaaaaattttcataatttttggtgagctccgcgatcttagcacctcatgtgcggaatttcgattgaccaattataccatctgaaaggtcagaaattggtcataaaaggtcagttggtctcattaattggtcagcatcagaaatttttttattaaaggttaaagtttttcaaggtcaattaataagtttagcacctcattcgcagaaaaaataaaaaactccacctatgcgcgatcgggaagcattcgctgataattggtcagctaatataaataattggtcagtttaatttaatattaaaaaaaattaaaaaagttgtctctGTCGTAACGCGCATGCTTTGAGTCGGATGGTTTTATCAGGGATATCTccactatttattttaatagtggAGAAAGACttaggatattttttaaaactgaagaTGAAATTAgttatatggaattatgtggaagtaattcgtaaatagtttttatgtattttgattttatttaaataaagttgaaaactcaaaacctttttttcttttattttttcccatctctctgtagctatacattattatttcagttaaaaataggtaagtatttcgaaCTTTGCGATAGGTaattatttcaaacttcgtttgccatttctttttctaataaaacatcacaaaattttccgaaaatgagttctactttttgttataatttttatgagggAATATTGAGTGAAtgtcgaaaatattaatataattatttactaacaTGAATAACAGAGCCCTTATGGTATAgtggttagcgtatctgactaCGAATAGATAGTCGCCTGGTTCGAAACTAGGGTAggactgtataaaaaaaaatttttcttcttctttgttttaagcaaattctgatttttattttcatttttttttaaatttccaccacaacatgtttgcctagtacaaatgatgaaaaattttagttttttttcgttcaaaaacttcaatttttctcacatttctactaggagaacatcatgGACGGACGGAAttagtagtacctgatagcaaggtaattgttgtcctctcgtaagtcagaaagttagtggtctgcacacccgtgtttggtgagtaTGACTTCTaggcagaccaataactttctgccaaaataaaattttagactttcggggtgaaaacacttacttgcTTTTTCTCCctatcaggaactactaattcgtacttatgttctcctagtacaaatgttgaaaaaattgaagattttttcgtagctccgcgatcttagcacctcatgtgcggaaggaatttcgattgaccaattataccatctgaaaggtcagaaattggaattaaaaggtcagttggtctcattaattggtcagcatcagaaatttttttattaaaggttaaagtttttcaaggtcaattaataagtttagcacctcattcgcagaaaaaataaaaaactccacctatgcgcgatcgggaagcattcgctgataattggtcagctaatataaataattggtcagtttaatttaatattaaaaaaaattaaaaaagttgtctctGTCGTAACGCGCATGCTTTGAGCCGGATGGTTTTATCAGGGCAGTGAGTACTATCAGAGAAGAAAGAATGAATACATGGTGCTACAAAAATAGGTAGCGGGCTAAGTAGTACTGAAATCCAGGTCAAAAatgcttaataactttttacgatttctaatttatttaactacttGTTTAAGTGgagtttaacttaaaaattttaaaagaagccATATTGAAgtatttgttgaatttaatttgttgtatttgtggaaatggaaaattttgtttaaaaattgaatgattttatctcatttttttgtgttttttggccaaaattacttcaattttcttcaatttgtattaggagaatataatgGCAGGTTAGTACACTAagattttcagcaaaatattttcattttcttttttatttgcacataaggtgcaaataaaataaataaattaaattttaaatttgtttataatgttCATTGATTGCAtttgtttatgaattttatacacaaaactatttcaataaatgctacttaataatacaaaaagtgacctagacgttaaaagcgaccttaaataaaataaattaataaaagaaaatacaaaaagcaattgcttaaatatataatacattgttTTGAATCACggacgtatatatatatatacgtccGTGTTTTGAATTGAagcttttaaaattcttaaccATAAATCGaggtaaaatgttagtttcataAATTAGCGGCAGAGGCACCACCATCGAAATTAATGTTAGTTCaataattttgtcataggtggcACTATCGTAGAAATTAAAAGTTAGTTCAACAAGTTTAACATAGATGGCACTACATCGAAGTAAATTCTAGTTCAACAAGTTTAACATAGGTGGCACTACCGTCGAGATTAATAGTTAGTTCAacaagtttaccatagatggcaccacCGTCAAAGTAATGTTAGTTCAATAGGTTTACCAAAGATGCCACTATCGTCGAAATTAATAGTTCAATatgtttaccatagatggcatttagatgtaattttttttaatctttaagttttttcattgaaataatttttaaaattcatactttactatataattaatgttttccttactacaaataatcaaattaaaatttattaagtagTCAAAATGACAGTTTTAgagttttattatacataaacataactaattgattaattaattaatcaattaaataaaaataaatcaatatatattgtatattatgtttattgattgcatttgatttttaattttatacccaAAAGTATTTCATTAATTGCTAATCAAGAACACCGAGGCTATATCAGTAAAGGTACAAATAAACGAAACGAAACGAACAAATAGTTAACAgttttatactaattaataccagaaaaaagaaaa
The Chrysoperla carnea chromosome 4, inChrCarn1.1, whole genome shotgun sequence genome window above contains:
- the LOC123297472 gene encoding protein arginine N-methyltransferase 7 isoform X1 encodes the protein MLNNLFRKLTRSMSVFTQEINPMTGIKEWVLKDEHYDYFQEIARSAFADMLHDTERNQKYFQAIQAAVTKMKAAGKKAHVLDIGTGTGLLSMIAVKSGADSVIACEAFRPMSQCALKVIKDNHFEFDIKVIPKRSTELTVGEDGDLKHRANILVTEVFDTELIGEGALSTFRHAQNELLTDDCIVVPSSATIYAQVVESPLIQNWNILKSIANSDGEILLNTPSDLKKCPGSVNLHDVQLSQLPPNSFNTIISPTPVFHFNWSKPLKFTQSNQKLLKVERDGVPHAVFVWWDLCMDTESKILLSCAPYWAHPDFNQLIKDSPNTEYKQDLIPWRDHWMQAIYYLPQNHIFVQKNDEVTLISCHDEYSLWFNLKKATTAHIDIDFVRPMCDCLLHIAYSRTRIGQINDGKRNKKYINVLEQLIDSKSICLSINDGSFISLAMLKLGAKHLYCIESDTIGQNLLRKYAEFNNIGADRLTILGKLSDLKIEQLNEIQVVFSEPNFLTSLLPWDNFQYYILFNSIREHLPKDVTIIPSKGTIKGVAVEFLDLYKIRAPLGECEGFIMDKFDKMIDLASKLSDYPVEPQPLWEYPCKALSEPFQMFELNLNNDLSSHDITNEIDLIGSGKCNGVVLWMDWDLNGNGQNIISTGPTSKIEVNERIVWDMHTRQGVYLMPKAKQLIPNTKLRYQINVRPTEFRINFEFTFKKIKKSS
- the LOC123297472 gene encoding protein arginine N-methyltransferase 7 isoform X2 is translated as MSVFTQEINPMTGIKEWVLKDEHYDYFQEIARSAFADMLHDTERNQKYFQAIQAAVTKMKAAGKKAHVLDIGTGTGLLSMIAVKSGADSVIACEAFRPMSQCALKVIKDNHFEFDIKVIPKRSTELTVGEDGDLKHRANILVTEVFDTELIGEGALSTFRHAQNELLTDDCIVVPSSATIYAQVVESPLIQNWNILKSIANSDGEILLNTPSDLKKCPGSVNLHDVQLSQLPPNSFNTIISPTPVFHFNWSKPLKFTQSNQKLLKVERDGVPHAVFVWWDLCMDTESKILLSCAPYWAHPDFNQLIKDSPNTEYKQDLIPWRDHWMQAIYYLPQNHIFVQKNDEVTLISCHDEYSLWFNLKKATTAHIDIDFVRPMCDCLLHIAYSRTRIGQINDGKRNKKYINVLEQLIDSKSICLSINDGSFISLAMLKLGAKHLYCIESDTIGQNLLRKYAEFNNIGADRLTILGKLSDLKIEQLNEIQVVFSEPNFLTSLLPWDNFQYYILFNSIREHLPKDVTIIPSKGTIKGVAVEFLDLYKIRAPLGECEGFIMDKFDKMIDLASKLSDYPVEPQPLWEYPCKALSEPFQMFELNLNNDLSSHDITNEIDLIGSGKCNGVVLWMDWDLNGNGQNIISTGPTSKIEVNERIVWDMHTRQGVYLMPKAKQLIPNTKLRYQINVRPTEFRINFEFTFKKIKKSS